Below is a window of Hyalangium ruber DNA.
GCACCGACTCGGGGTGGACCTCCTGGTTGGCCAGCGTCAGCAGCATCTTGCAGCGATCATCCACCGACTCGCCCATGCCGATGATGCCGCCCGAGCACACGGAGATACCCGCCTGGCGCACCCGCTCCAGCGTGTTCAACCGGTCCTCGTAGGTGCGCGTGGAGATGATGTCCCCGTAGTGCTCCTCGGAGGTGTCCAGGTTGTGGTTGTAGGCGGACAGCCCCGCCTCCCGCAGCCGCTTCGCCTGGCTCTCGGTGAGCATGCCCAGCGTGGCGCACGCCTCCATGCCCAGGGCGCGCACGCCCTTGACCATCTCCAGGATGCTGTCGAACTGAGGCCCGTCCTTCACCTCGCGCCAGGCCGCGCCCATGCAGAAGCGGGTGGCTCCGGCGGAGCGGGCCTTCTGGGCGGCGCCCAGCACCTCCGGCACCGCCATGAGCTTCTCGGCCTTCACGCCTGTCTTGTAGCGCGCCGCCTGCGGGCAGTACGCGCAGTCCTCGGAGCAGCCGCCCGTCTTGATGGACAGCAGCGAGCACAGCTGCACCTTGTTGTCCTGGAAGATGGCTCGATGCACCGTCTGCGCCTTGTGGACGAGCTCCAGCAGCGGCAGCTCGTACAGGGCGCGAACCTCGGGCAGCGTCCAGTCATGGCGGACGGTGACACCCGGCGGCGGCGCGGCGAAGTGGGCGTGGCCGTGGAAGGACTCGGAGGCGTCGGACATGGGCTCCTCGGGAGGCAGGCGAGGTGCGCAAACTGCGTGGACGCCGGGACCTTGTCAACGCTGTGACGCCGGAAGGTTGACGAGTTGGGGGCGGATGTAGGTGTTCCCTCTGGGGCCCAGATACACGAGGACCGGCGCCCCATCTGGTGGAGCACCGGTCCCCGAACCCCCTCCTTATAAGGAGGCTGCTCTAGATTCGGACGCGCCTGCTGCGGCCCGCCATGCCGACCAGCAAGAGCACCAGCATCGCGCCAATCACCGAGAAGATGAGCCCGGAGGGGTGCAGGTCGAGAATTCGACCGTCGCTGCGGAAGAACGAGCCGATGAAGCCGCCCACGAAGGAGCCGGCAACTCCGAGCAGCGTGGTGGCGATGAGCCCCATGGACTGGTTGCCGGGCATCAGGGCACGCGCGAGCAGGCCGGCCAGCAGACCAATCACCAGGAACGCGATGATACTCATGACTGCCTCCTTGATTTGAGGAGCACCGCCTCGTGCGGCGCTGTTGTTGCCAAGGTTGGGTCGCTTGCCCCCGGGGGACAACTTGACAGCGGGCCCTTGCGCCGCGAGCGCCCGGCTGCCCGCTCGCCCTCCTTCCCGGCACGGCCCGAGGGGAGCGCGGAGGGCCGCGAAAAGAGGGGGAAACGTCGGAGGGACGGGCTAGAGAACCCAACCCATGGCGAAGGCAAAAACGCACTACTCCTGCCAGGCGTGCGGGTACCAGACGGCGAAGTGGCTCGGGAAGTGCCCCGACTGCGGCGCCTGGAGCTCGCTGCTGGAGGAGACCGAGAGCAAGGTGGACGAGAAGCGCCCGGCGTGGGGCGCCTCGGGAGGGGCCTCCAAGCCGGTGCTGCTCAAGGAGGTGAGCGGCGAGGTGGAGGTGCGACGGCGCACGGGCATCGCCGAGTTCGATCGGGTGCTGGGCGGCGGAGTGGTGGACGGCTCGCTGGTGCTCCTCGGGGGTGACCCGGGCATCGGCAAGTCCACGTTGCTGTTGGCGGCGTTGGATCGGCTGGCGCGGCACGGGCCGGTGCTCTACGTGTCGGGCGAGGAGAGCCTGCGGCAGACGAAGATGCGCGCCGAGCGGCTGCGGGTGGAGAGCGCGGCGATCCACCTGTTCGCGGAGACGGACGCGGACCGGGTGCTGGCGGCGGCCGAGGCGCTCAAGCCCACGGCGCTGGTGGTGGACTCGATTCAGACGATGTACCTGCCGGAGCTGGGCAACGCGCCGGGCAGCATTACCCAGGTGCGCGAGGTGGCCGGGAGGCTGATGGCGTTCGCCAAGCGCTCGGGGGTGCCCACCTTCATCGTGGGCCACGTGACGAAGGAGGGCGCCATCGCGGGCCCGCGCGTGCTGGAGCACATGGTGGACACGGTCCTCTACTTCGAGGGCGAGCGGGGCCACCCGTTCCGGATTCTGCGGGCGCACAAGAACCGGTTCGGCTCGACGAACGAGATTGGCGTGTTCGAGATGAAGGGGCTGGGGCTGGTGGAGGTGGCCGACCCCTCGGCGCTCTTCCTGGCGGAGCGCCCGGTGGGCAAGTCGGGCAGCGTGGTGACGTCCACGCTGAATGGCACGCGGCCGCTGCTGGTGGAGGTGCAGGCGCTGGTGGCGCCCACCGGCTACGGCACGGCGCGGCGCACGGCGATCGGCGTGGATGGCAACCGCGTGGCGCTACTGGCGGCGGTGCTGGAGAAGAAGGAGGACATCCCGCTGGTGGGCTGCGACTTGTTCGTCAACGTGGCGGGCGGGATGCAGCTGTCGGAGCCGGCGTGTGATTTGGCGGTGTGCGCGGCGCTGGTGTCGAGCCTGCAGAACCGGCCGATGGATCCGCACACGCTGGTGCTGGGCGAGGTGGGGCTCGCGGGCGAGGTGCGCGCGGTGGGCCAGGTGGAGCCCCGGCTGGCGGAGGCGGCGAAGATGGGCTTCCAGCGCGTGGTGCTGCCGAGCGGCAGCGCGCGGCGGCTGGAGGACACGAAGCTCAAGGTCGTGGGCGTGGAGACGCTCAGCGAGGCCTTGAGCGCCATGTTCGACTGAGGCGGCTAATTGATGCCGGGGCCCGAGATCTGGATGATGTGGAGCTGGGGCTGCTCCTTGCAGGTCAGATGGTAGCTCTTGCGCTTGATCCACAGGGTGATGTGCAGGTTCCAGTCCACCCCTCGCGTCGCATCGCCCTTGCCCCCCTCGTGCGGCCCAGCCGTAATGATCCACTCCTTCACTCGCATGTCCTCGATCAGCCGCCGGGCGATGAAGTTGGTGGTCATGACGCTCGAGCCTGGAGTGGGACGCGACATGGCTTCGATGAGCAGCTCCGCCAGGCGCTCGCCGGAGATCTTCACCCACTCGGACTGGAACTGATCGTTGCGCTTGCCAATGAAGTTGCGCAGGACTTCCGCCTTCAGCACATGGTTGATCATGGTCTCTCCCCTGGATGCTCGGTGCTCGTGACCGAGCAATGTGCGCCAGGGTAGAGAAGAGGCCAGGCTGCGGCTGTACCACCAAACCGGAGTAGCGCCCGGCTCAGCTCCGCTGCGGGCGCTGGGACTGGCGCTGCAACCAGCTGTGGAGGAACGCCTTCACCGCCGGGTGCTCCGAGCGCCGGATCTCCTCGGGCTTACCCGTCGCGACGACGCGCCCCTCGTGCATGAGCGCCAGCTTGTCCGCCACCCGGAAGGCCGAGGCCACATCCGGGGTGATGACCAGCGAGGTGGCCCCCAGCTGCTGCTTGCCCGTGAAGATGACCTCGTTCACCGAGGCCGTGGTCAGCGGGTCCAATCCCGCCGTCGGGTCGTCATAGAGGAGGATCTTCGGCTGGAGGATGGCCGCCCGCGCGAACCCCACGCGCTTCTGCATGCCGCCCGACAGCTCGCCCGGAAAGCGCTGGGCCGCATGCGTCAGCCCCACCACCCCCAGGGACTTCCGCACCGCCTCCTGAATCTCCGCCTCCGACATCTTCGTGCGCTGGCGCAGCGGAAAGGCCACGTTGTCGAACACCGTGAGCGAGTCGAACAGCGCGTTGGCCTGGAAGAGGATGCCCTGCTTGCGGCGCAGCGCGTCCAGCCCTGCCTCATCCAGCGTCGCCAGGTCCGCTCCGTCCACCCGCACCGTGCCGCGATCCGGTTCCAGCAGCCCCACCAGGTGCTTCATCAGCACCGTCTTGCCCGAGCCGGACACGCCCATCAGCACGCACGTGGTGCCCTCCTCGACCACCAGGTCCACGCCCCGAAGGATCTCTTGCTCCCCGAAGGACTTGTGGAGCCCCTGCACCTCGATCATCGGCCGGCGCGCCGACTCACCGCTCGTATCGCTCATCGCGGCGGCAGCATGACATGCCCAGGCGTCTCCCGGCAGCACCGAGCGGTGCCCGCGTGCGCTCCTCTATGGCCTCCCCCACTCCCTGCGCTAGGCTCCCCCACATGGCGATCGAGAAGGCCACGCTGCTCATCGCGGACATCGGCGGGTACACCCGCTTCATGAAGCATCACCGCTACAGCCTCGTGCATGCCCAGGACACGGTGGCCCAGTTGCTCGAGGCCATCATTGACGCCTCCGGCCGCTTCAAGCTCGCCAAGCTCGAGGGTGACGCCGCCTTCTTCTATGCCCTCGGCGATGAGTCCGCCTTCGGCCGGCAGGTTACCCACATCCGCCGGGCGTTCCTCGCCAAGCGCCAGCAGCTCGTGCTCGACCGCATGTGCAGCTGCAATGGGTGTCTGAACGTCGGTGAGCTGAAGCTCAAGTTCGTCGTCCACTCCGGCGAGGTGGCCTTCCAGCGGGTGAAGCGCCTCACCGAGCTGGCGGGCGTCGACGTCATCCTCGTACACCGCATGCTGAAGAACGACGTGCCCGTGTCCGAGTACGTCCTGATGACTGACGCAGTGCGCGAGCGGCTCGACCCGGAGCTGCACCCGTTCGCCCGAGGCATCGAGCATGAGTTCGAGGGCCTCGGTCGCACGGCGACGCACTACATCGACCTGAACGAGTTCGCCGCGCAAAAGCCCGAGGAGCTGGCGCCCAACCTGCTCCGCAAGCTGTGGAACAAGGTGATGATGGAGGTGCGCTCTCTCCCGTACGCGCTCGGCTTCAAGAAGCCTTGCCAGGACTTCCGCAACGTCGAGGTCATCGACGAGCAGGCGGCTTCCCCGCAGAAGCCGAGCTGAGCGTCACTCGCACCGGCACTCCGCTGAACGCGGCGTTCCCACACAGCGCATCCAACCGCTGGTCATCCGTCAGGTCATTGAGGCTGGCGCCCGCATGTTCCTGCGCCACCGAGAGCCGCACCCCGCCGCGGCGGTGGCCGTAGCCATGCGGCAGGCTCACCACGCCCCGCATCACCTCATCCGTCACGCTCACCGGCACGGAGACCTCGCCCACTCGGGAGGTGACAACGGCCTCGTCTCCCTCCGCCAGCCCGAGCGCCCGCGCATCCTCCGGGTGCATCATCAGCGTGCAGCGCGGCTTGCCCTTCATCAACATGGGGACGTTGTGCATCCACGAGTTGTTGTCGCGCAGGTGCCGCCGACCGATCAGCAGCAGCTCGCCTTCCGCGGGTGGCGCCGCGTCCTCCGGGAAGGCCGCACGCAGCCGCGCCACGTCCTCCACGAGGGGCTCGGGTGCCAGGTGGATGCGCCGCTCCTTGTTCGCCAGCCTCCCCGGCAGGCACGGTTGGAGCGGCCCCAGGTCCACCCCGTGGGGCGCTCGTCTCAGCGCCGAGAGGCCCAGGCCCTTGCGAAGCCCTCGCGCCCGCAGGCCGTAGGGCCCTGCCCTCAGTCCCACGTCGAGGATGCCCTCGGGCCCCATCCGCTTCAGCGCCTCGTACTTCAACGTGCCGCGCACGCTCCGGCCATGCCGCAGCACCTCCACCCGGTGCTGGAGTTCCATGAGGATGCGCCAGTCGTGCATCGCCCCAGGCCCCGGCTCGAACAGCGCGGGCGCGTATTTCGCCGTGTTCCGGATCGCCAGCGCGTGGAACGCCACGTCGTAGTGCCCTCGCTCCAGCGGAGAGGGCGGCGGCAGGATGAGGTGCGCGTGCCGCGTCGTCTCGTTGAGGTACGGGTCCACGGACACCATGAAGTCCAGCTTCCCCAGCGCCCGCTCCAATTGCTTCCCGTTGGGCGTGGAGAGCACCGGGTTGCCCGCGAACGTGAGCAGCCCGCGCACCTGCCCCGCTCCCTCCGTGAGGATCTCTTCCGCGAGCGCCGCCACGGGCAGCTCTCCCGCGAACTCCGGGAGCTGCCGCACCCGGCTCCGCCAGCGCGCGAAGCCTCCCCGGCTGCCGCTCAGCGCCCGAGGGCCGCCCACCAGGTCGAACGCCGGGAGCGTGAACATCGCCCCGCCCTCGCGATCGAGGTTGCCACTCACCACGTTGATGACATTGATGAGCCACTGGCACAGCGCTCCGAACGCCTGGGTGGAGGTGCCCACCCGCCCGTAGCACACCCCCGCCGGGGCCTCGGCGAACTCGCGGGCGATGCGGCGGATGCTCTCCGCGGGCACTCCCGTGGGGCCCGACGCCCGCTCTGGCGTGAAGGCCCTCGCCAGCTCCCGCACCCGCTCCAGGCCTTCCGTGAAAGGGGCCAACCGCTCCAGCCGAGGCCGCTCGAGCAGCTCGTGGAGCAGCGCGAAGAGGAAGAGCGCGTCGGTGCCCGGCCGGATGAAGAGGTGCTCGTCCGCGATACCCGCCGTCTCCGTGCGGCGCGGATCCACCACCACCACCCGCCCTCCCCGCTTCTGGATGGCGCGCAGCCGTTCCCGCACGTCCGGCGCCGTCATCATGCTCCCGTTGGAAGCCAGCGGGTTCGCCCCCAGCGCCAACAGGTACCCCGTGCGGTCCAGGTCCGGAATGGGCACCAGGAGCTGGTGGCCGAACATCAGATACGAGGCCAGCAGGTGCGGCAACTGGTCCACCGAGGTGGCGCTGTAGCTGTTGCGCGTGCGCAGCGTGCGCAGGAGCTGCGGGATGAAGAGCAGCGCCCCGTGGTTGTGGACCGTGGGGTTGCCCAGGTAGGTGGCCACCGCGTCACGGCCGTGCGTGTGCTGGAGCTCGTGGAGCCGCCCCGCCGCCTCGTCCAGCGCCGCCTCCCAGGAGATGGGCTCCCAGCCACTGGCCGTGCGCCGCATGGGCTGGCGCAGGCGGTCCGGGTCCTCGTGGAGGTCCTTCAGCGCCACCGCCTTGGGGCAGATGTGCCCTCGGCTGAAGGGGTCCTGCTCGTCACCTCGGATGGAGGTGATGCGGCCCTCCGCCACCTCGATGCGCACCCCGCACATGGCCTCGCAGAGGTTGCAGGTGCGGAAGTGCGTCTGGGTTCCGGGGGCTGGAGTCGCCATGGCCGCTCACTCTACCCGACCGGCTCAGGTGGCAGGCAGGCTTGGCGCCCCCTCCTCAGGCAGCGGCTTCTTGAGCACCGCCACGCCCACCGCCGTCACCACCGTCCCCACGACGACGGCCAGGGCAAAGGGCAGCAGCGGAGACACGGCTCCGGGGATGGCCATGACGAATACCCCTCCATGGGGCGCTCGCAGTCCCACGGCGAACAGCATCGACAGGGCCCCGGCCACCGCCGACCCGAGCACCAGGGCGGGGATGACGCGCAGCGGGTCCTTGGCGGCGAAGGGAATGGCCCCCTCGGTGATGAAGGCCAGCCCGAGCACGGCGGCGGCTTTTCCTGCCTCGCGCTCCTGCAGGGTGAAGCGGCTCCGCGCCATCACCGTCGCCAGCGCCAACCCCAGCGGTGGAGTCATCCCCGCCGCCATCACCGCCGCCATGGGCGTGAGCACGTTGCTGGCCAGCAGCCCCACCGAGAAGGCATAGGCGGCCTTGTTGAGCGGCCCTCCCATGTCCAGCGCCATCATGCCTCCCAGGAGCGCTCCCAGCAGCACCGCGTTGGTCCCGCTGAGGCCCTGGAGGAAGCGCGTCAACGAGGCCATGAGGAACGCCACCGGCGTGCCCACCACGTAGACCATCAGCACGCCGACCACGAGCGTCGACAAGAGCGGGAGGATCAGGATGGGCTTCAGGCCCTCCAGGTTCCGCGGCAGCTTGATGGCGTCCCGCAGCCAGCGGGCAAGGTAGCCGGCCAGGAAACCCGCGAGGATTCCTCCCAGGAAGCCCGTCTCCAGTTGCACCGCCAGCATGCCTCCCACCAGGCCCGGCGTCAGGCCCGGCCGGTCGGCGATGGAGAAGGCGATGTAGCCCGCCAGCACCGGCACCATGAGGGCGAAGGCCGCCTTGCCGCCAATCTGCATCAGCGCGGCGGCCAGCGTCCCCTGCTCCTGGGCCGCGTTGATGCCGAACACGAACGAGAGCGCGATGATGAGCCCGCCCGCCACCACCATGGGCAGCATGAAGGACACGCCCGTGAGCAGGTGCTTGTAGGGACCCGTCTCCTTGCGCTCTCGCGAAGCCCCAGTGGCGGCGGCCTGCTCGGCATGTGTCGGGCCTCCTTGCGGCAGCGGCAGGGCCAGCGCCTCGTCGATGACCGCGCGGGGCCGCTTGAGCGCGTCGCCCACCGAGGTGCGCAGCAGGCGCTTGCCGCCGAAGCGCTCCAGCGACACACCCGTGTCGGCGCCGATGATGACGGCGTCCGCCTCGGCGATCTCCGCTTCCGTCAGCGTGTTCTTGGCGCCGACGGAGCCCTGGGTCTCGACCTTGATGGTGTAGCCAGCCTCCGTCGCAGCCCGCTTCAGCGCCTCGGCCGCCATGAAGGTATGTGCGATTCCGGTTGGACAGGCGGTGACAGCCACCAACTTGCCGCTCTTGCCCGGAGGCGCCGCAACGGGCGCCCCGACCGGGGTCGCAATGACCGGAGTCTCGACCGGGGGCACCGGAGCGGCGACGGTTGCCAGCGTCGAGGGCCCGGCGGCATCGGCTCGTGACAGGCCGGCCGCATCCAGGGCCGCGGCGAGGACAGCGTCGGTCTCCCGGATGGCGGTGGCGGTCGAGATCCGATGCACCGGCTTTCCGGCGAAGCGGCTTTCATCCACCTGGACATCGGCGGCGATGATGACGGCGTCCGCCTCGGCCAGCGCCTGGCTCGGCAGCGGCGTCTTCACGCCCTCCGAGCCCTGCGTCTCGACCGTGACGGAGTGGCCACGCAACGTGGCGACCTTCCTCAGTGCCTCGGCCGCCATGAGGGTATGCGCGATGCTTGCAGGACTGGCGGTGACCGCGACGAGCCTGGCCATGACTGCATCTCCTTTCCTGGAGCCGACCGTCAGCCGGCCTCTTCCACCTGCACCCGCGCCATGAGTTCCTCCACCTCGGCGCGTGGCGGCAGGACCGGGCCTGGCCGCGTCAGCGTGCCGACGGCGAAGGCCGTACCCCACCGCGCACAGGCCTCCAGCGCCTCGCCCCGAATCCATCCACCGAGCACGCCCGAGAGCATGGCGTCCCCCGCCCCCACCGTGCTCACCACCCGCGTGGGCGGAGGCCGGGCGAACACCGCCCGCGTGCGCTCCACCAGCAGCGCGCCCTCGCCTCCCATCGAGACGACGACCCGCCCGATGCCCCGCGCGACCAGTCCTCGCGCTGCCTCCAGCACGTCCTCGCGCCGAGGGAGCTGCCGGCCCACCAGCTCCTCCAGCTCGCGGAGGTTGGGCTTGATGAGGTCCGGCCCCTCCGC
It encodes the following:
- the bioB gene encoding biotin synthase BioB; its protein translation is MSDASESFHGHAHFAAPPPGVTVRHDWTLPEVRALYELPLLELVHKAQTVHRAIFQDNKVQLCSLLSIKTGGCSEDCAYCPQAARYKTGVKAEKLMAVPEVLGAAQKARSAGATRFCMGAAWREVKDGPQFDSILEMVKGVRALGMEACATLGMLTESQAKRLREAGLSAYNHNLDTSEEHYGDIISTRTYEDRLNTLERVRQAGISVCSGGIIGMGESVDDRCKMLLTLANQEVHPESVPINALVPVEGTPLANQKRVETVEMVRTIAVARLLMPLAMVRLSAGRQQMNEEAQLLCMMAGANSLFFGEKLLTTGNPEYTQDMALLEKAGIRPLEPDLSR
- a CDS encoding GlsB/YeaQ/YmgE family stress response membrane protein produces the protein MSIIAFLVIGLLAGLLARALMPGNQSMGLIATTLLGVAGSFVGGFIGSFFRSDGRILDLHPSGLIFSVIGAMLVLLLVGMAGRSRRVRI
- the radA gene encoding DNA repair protein RadA; translation: MAKAKTHYSCQACGYQTAKWLGKCPDCGAWSSLLEETESKVDEKRPAWGASGGASKPVLLKEVSGEVEVRRRTGIAEFDRVLGGGVVDGSLVLLGGDPGIGKSTLLLAALDRLARHGPVLYVSGEESLRQTKMRAERLRVESAAIHLFAETDADRVLAAAEALKPTALVVDSIQTMYLPELGNAPGSITQVREVAGRLMAFAKRSGVPTFIVGHVTKEGAIAGPRVLEHMVDTVLYFEGERGHPFRILRAHKNRFGSTNEIGVFEMKGLGLVEVADPSALFLAERPVGKSGSVVTSTLNGTRPLLVEVQALVAPTGYGTARRTAIGVDGNRVALLAAVLEKKEDIPLVGCDLFVNVAGGMQLSEPACDLAVCAALVSSLQNRPMDPHTLVLGEVGLAGEVRAVGQVEPRLAEAAKMGFQRVVLPSGSARRLEDTKLKVVGVETLSEALSAMFD
- a CDS encoding ABC transporter ATP-binding protein, which codes for MSDTSGESARRPMIEVQGLHKSFGEQEILRGVDLVVEEGTTCVLMGVSGSGKTVLMKHLVGLLEPDRGTVRVDGADLATLDEAGLDALRRKQGILFQANALFDSLTVFDNVAFPLRQRTKMSEAEIQEAVRKSLGVVGLTHAAQRFPGELSGGMQKRVGFARAAILQPKILLYDDPTAGLDPLTTASVNEVIFTGKQQLGATSLVITPDVASAFRVADKLALMHEGRVVATGKPEEIRRSEHPAVKAFLHSWLQRQSQRPQRS
- a CDS encoding DUF2652 domain-containing protein, with translation MAIEKATLLIADIGGYTRFMKHHRYSLVHAQDTVAQLLEAIIDASGRFKLAKLEGDAAFFYALGDESAFGRQVTHIRRAFLAKRQQLVLDRMCSCNGCLNVGELKLKFVVHSGEVAFQRVKRLTELAGVDVILVHRMLKNDVPVSEYVLMTDAVRERLDPELHPFARGIEHEFEGLGRTATHYIDLNEFAAQKPEELAPNLLRKLWNKVMMEVRSLPYALGFKKPCQDFRNVEVIDEQAASPQKPS
- a CDS encoding molybdopterin oxidoreductase family protein, giving the protein MATPAPGTQTHFRTCNLCEAMCGVRIEVAEGRITSIRGDEQDPFSRGHICPKAVALKDLHEDPDRLRQPMRRTASGWEPISWEAALDEAAGRLHELQHTHGRDAVATYLGNPTVHNHGALLFIPQLLRTLRTRNSYSATSVDQLPHLLASYLMFGHQLLVPIPDLDRTGYLLALGANPLASNGSMMTAPDVRERLRAIQKRGGRVVVVDPRRTETAGIADEHLFIRPGTDALFLFALLHELLERPRLERLAPFTEGLERVRELARAFTPERASGPTGVPAESIRRIAREFAEAPAGVCYGRVGTSTQAFGALCQWLINVINVVSGNLDREGGAMFTLPAFDLVGGPRALSGSRGGFARWRSRVRQLPEFAGELPVAALAEEILTEGAGQVRGLLTFAGNPVLSTPNGKQLERALGKLDFMVSVDPYLNETTRHAHLILPPPSPLERGHYDVAFHALAIRNTAKYAPALFEPGPGAMHDWRILMELQHRVEVLRHGRSVRGTLKYEALKRMGPEGILDVGLRAGPYGLRARGLRKGLGLSALRRAPHGVDLGPLQPCLPGRLANKERRIHLAPEPLVEDVARLRAAFPEDAAPPAEGELLLIGRRHLRDNNSWMHNVPMLMKGKPRCTLMMHPEDARALGLAEGDEAVVTSRVGEVSVPVSVTDEVMRGVVSLPHGYGHRRGGVRLSVAQEHAGASLNDLTDDQRLDALCGNAAFSGVPVRVTLSSASAGKPPARR
- a CDS encoding PTS fructose-like transporter subunit IIB, which gives rise to MARLVAVTASPASIAHTLMAAEALRKVATLRGHSVTVETQGSEGVKTPLPSQALAEADAVIIAADVQVDESRFAGKPVHRISTATAIRETDAVLAAALDAAGLSRADAAGPSTLATVAAPVPPVETPVIATPVGAPVAAPPGKSGKLVAVTACPTGIAHTFMAAEALKRAATEAGYTIKVETQGSVGAKNTLTEAEIAEADAVIIGADTGVSLERFGGKRLLRTSVGDALKRPRAVIDEALALPLPQGGPTHAEQAAATGASRERKETGPYKHLLTGVSFMLPMVVAGGLIIALSFVFGINAAQEQGTLAAALMQIGGKAAFALMVPVLAGYIAFSIADRPGLTPGLVGGMLAVQLETGFLGGILAGFLAGYLARWLRDAIKLPRNLEGLKPILILPLLSTLVVGVLMVYVVGTPVAFLMASLTRFLQGLSGTNAVLLGALLGGMMALDMGGPLNKAAYAFSVGLLASNVLTPMAAVMAAGMTPPLGLALATVMARSRFTLQEREAGKAAAVLGLAFITEGAIPFAAKDPLRVIPALVLGSAVAGALSMLFAVGLRAPHGGVFVMAIPGAVSPLLPFALAVVVGTVVTAVGVAVLKKPLPEEGAPSLPAT